DNA from Kitasatospora herbaricolor:
CAGCCGCTCCGGGTCCTGCATGTTGAGGAAGTCCATGTTGCCGCCGTTGTTGAGCTGGTAGGTGCTCCGCAGGCGCACACCGTTGCGGGCCAGCGTGTCCAGCAGGGCGTGGTGCACCAGGGTCGACCCGAACTGGCTCTTCAGGTCGTCGCCGACCAGCGGCAGGCCGGCCCGCCGGAAGCGCTCGGCCCACTGCGGCGACCGGGCCACCACCGAGGGCATGCAGTTCACGAAGGCGCAGCCGGCCAGCAGTGCCGCCTCCGCGTACAGCTCGGTGGCCTGCGGGCTGCCCACCGGCAGGAAGTTGACCAGCACCGCCGTCCCGGTGGCGCGCAGCCGCTCGGCGATCTCCGCGACGCCCGCCGAGCCCCGGGCGTCGATCCGGCCCGCCGTGGTGCGCCCCACGCCGTCGCCCAGGAAGCCCTCGGTGACCGGCACGCCGAGCGGCGGCACGTCGGCGAAGCGGCGCGCATTGTTCGGCGCGGCCAGGATCGCCTCGGAGAGATCGCGGCCGATCTTCCCGGCGTCGACGTCGAAGGCCGAGGTGAACCGCACGTCGGCGACGGAGTACCCGGCGCAGACCGGGTTCGGCAGCCCCACCGGGTCCGCCCCCTCGGCGCCGTAGAAGGCGACCCCCTGCGCCAGGGAGGAGGCGCAGTTCCCGACCCCGACGATGCCCACGTTCACAGTGCCCACTGGATCCCCCGCGCGTCGCTCCGGCCGCCCGGTCGGCCGCCGGTCAAGATCATCGAACCTATCCGGCATCCTGTCAGGTCCGCGTAAGAAAACGTCCCGGCCCGGTCGGGGGTGCCCCGCCGCCGGCCCCGGCCCGGACCGATCGGGTGAACGGCGGCGACGGGCCCGGCGGGCGGCCGGGCGGCCGTCCGGGCAGGTGGTAGGGATGGGCCCCAGGAAGACCACGTCCCTGGAGCGGCCCGGTATGCAGTGGTTCGCGGCGCCCGAGTACTGGCTGGGCCGGCTGCTCGTCCAGCGGATGGTCGCCGCCGTCTACCTGCTCGGCTTCCTGGCCGCCGCCCGTCAGTTCCGGGCCCTGATCGGCGAGCACGGGATGCTGCCGGTGCCGCGCTTCCTCGACCGGGTCCCGTTCCGGCAGGCCCCGGGCCTGTTCCAGCTGCACTACTCGGACCGCCTGTTCGCCGCCGTCGCCTGGACGGGCTGCGCCCTCTCCGCCGCCGTGCTGGCCGGCCTGGCGGACCTGGTGCCGCTCTGGGCCTCGCTGCTGCTCTGGGCGGCGCTCTGGGCCGGCTACCTGTCCATCGTCAACGTCGGGCAGGCCTGGTACTCCTTCGGCTGGGAGTCCCTGCTGCTCGAGGCGGGCTTCCTGGTGGCCTTCCTCGGCAACGACGAGGTCGCGCCGCCGGTGCTCACGCTCTGGCTG
Protein-coding regions in this window:
- a CDS encoding inositol-3-phosphate synthase encodes the protein MNVGIVGVGNCASSLAQGVAFYGAEGADPVGLPNPVCAGYSVADVRFTSAFDVDAGKIGRDLSEAILAAPNNARRFADVPPLGVPVTEGFLGDGVGRTTAGRIDARGSAGVAEIAERLRATGTAVLVNFLPVGSPQATELYAEAALLAGCAFVNCMPSVVARSPQWAERFRRAGLPLVGDDLKSQFGSTLVHHALLDTLARNGVRLRSTYQLNNGGNMDFLNMQDPERLRSKQATKAQGMAGGTEGGALPAAAVHVGAEYIPFLEDRKVAFIRLEGSAFGGTPLEIELRMTVDDSPSAAGNVLDAVRYCRLALERGISGVLDPVSALLMKAPPRPMTEDAALAELLASTGGRA